A single genomic interval of Nocardioides palaemonis harbors:
- the tig gene encoding trigger factor: MKSAVETLSPTRAKLTVEVPFEELKPSLDAAYQKIAKQINVPGFRRGKVPPAVIDRQVGRGPVLDEAINAVVPQQYMAALQEHDLEPLAQPEIEVTKFEDNESLEFTAEVDVKPDFELPAYDGLEASVEDIEISDADVDEQVEALRERFGTLVPVERAAADGDFVTIDLVAAKDGETVEGGEVTGMSYKVGRGGMIDGLDEALAGLSAGEEKSFDSELVGGDLVGEHVQVTVKVTAVQEQQLPDYDDEFAQLASEFDTADELTADVRERLGRGKRLEQAAAARDAVLEALLEKVSIPLPEVMVTDELNARRQNVEQQLGFAGITMEKYLEDEGQTQEEFEAELERRVRDAVAAQFILDKIAKKEEFGIDQAELSEHLVRRAQQSGQDPQEFANHMFEHNHIPELVQEILRGKALATIVEAATVKDASGNVVELKNLRPDGTIGEPADEAPEAEAAEETEDSEQA; the protein is encoded by the coding sequence GTGAAGAGCGCCGTCGAGACCTTGAGCCCCACACGGGCCAAGCTGACCGTCGAGGTGCCCTTCGAGGAGCTCAAGCCGAGCCTCGACGCGGCCTACCAGAAGATCGCGAAGCAGATCAACGTCCCGGGCTTCCGCCGGGGCAAGGTGCCGCCGGCGGTCATCGACCGCCAGGTCGGCCGCGGTCCGGTGCTCGACGAGGCGATCAACGCCGTCGTCCCGCAGCAGTACATGGCCGCCCTCCAGGAGCACGACCTCGAGCCGCTCGCGCAGCCCGAGATCGAGGTGACCAAGTTCGAGGACAACGAGTCGCTCGAGTTCACCGCCGAGGTCGACGTCAAGCCCGACTTCGAGCTCCCGGCCTACGACGGCCTCGAGGCCAGCGTCGAGGACATCGAGATCAGCGACGCCGACGTCGACGAGCAGGTCGAGGCGCTCCGTGAGCGCTTCGGCACCCTGGTGCCGGTCGAGCGCGCGGCCGCCGACGGCGACTTCGTGACCATCGACCTGGTGGCCGCCAAGGACGGCGAGACCGTCGAGGGCGGCGAGGTCACCGGCATGTCCTACAAGGTCGGCCGCGGCGGCATGATCGACGGCCTCGACGAGGCGCTGGCCGGCCTGTCGGCCGGTGAGGAGAAGTCCTTCGACTCCGAGCTCGTCGGCGGCGACCTGGTCGGCGAGCACGTGCAGGTCACCGTGAAGGTGACCGCCGTGCAGGAGCAGCAGCTCCCCGACTACGACGACGAGTTCGCCCAGCTCGCGTCCGAGTTCGACACCGCCGACGAGCTCACCGCCGACGTGCGCGAGCGCCTCGGCCGCGGCAAGCGCCTCGAGCAGGCCGCTGCCGCCCGCGACGCGGTGCTCGAGGCCCTGCTGGAGAAGGTCTCGATCCCGCTGCCCGAGGTCATGGTGACCGACGAGCTCAACGCCCGCCGCCAGAACGTCGAGCAGCAGCTCGGCTTCGCCGGCATCACCATGGAGAAGTACCTCGAGGACGAGGGCCAGACCCAGGAGGAGTTCGAGGCCGAGCTCGAGCGCCGCGTCCGCGACGCCGTCGCCGCCCAGTTCATCCTGGACAAGATCGCGAAGAAGGAGGAGTTCGGCATCGACCAGGCCGAGCTCTCCGAGCACCTCGTGCGCCGCGCCCAGCAGTCCGGGCAGGACCCGCAGGAGTTCGCGAACCACATGTTCGAGCACAACCACATCCCCGAGCTCGTGCAGGAGATCCTGCGCGGCAAGGCGCTGGCCACCATCGTCGAGGCCGCGACCGTCAAGGACGCCTCGGGCAACGTGGTCGAGCTGAAGAACCTGCGCCCCGACGGCACCATCGGCGAGCCCGCCGACGAGGCGCCCGAGGCCGAGGCCGCCGAGGAGACCGAGGACTCCGAGCAGGCCTGA
- a CDS encoding phosphotransferase — MKAAFVTAERVPRADLLGADDVDDAALAAMVADLWDVPEVTVVDSWAAPVDYDVPSILTGARTWVHGEADAGEGPRAFTLFVKRVHAWRHSPAFASVPAEVRDWAASTVPWRAEPLVYASDLADRLPEGLAMARALRVDERPDETAVLWLEEVACDPVPWTPADSARAARLLGRLAASERVAPLAAIDPQRWHVDSFVAGRLGHTVLPQISEDATWRHPVVAEHFGALRADLEDAVRRLDALAAEFAASRHLTAHGDACPNNLLRRVGEDGFTLIDFGFWRPQPVGFDLSQLLVGDIQVGRQDVADLPERAAACLEAYAAGLADEGLEVPSEEVRRGHALSLLLFNGLTALPTEMLWEHAAREEAGGVDSDFLATLDLWARQRAGIARYSLDVLAATDV, encoded by the coding sequence ATGAAAGCGGCTTTCGTGACGGCGGAGAGGGTGCCCCGGGCCGACCTGCTCGGTGCCGACGACGTCGACGACGCCGCGCTCGCCGCCATGGTCGCCGACCTCTGGGACGTCCCCGAGGTGACGGTGGTCGACTCCTGGGCCGCACCGGTCGACTACGACGTGCCCTCGATCCTCACCGGCGCGCGCACGTGGGTGCACGGCGAGGCGGACGCGGGCGAGGGTCCGCGCGCGTTCACCCTCTTCGTCAAGAGGGTCCACGCGTGGCGCCACTCCCCTGCGTTCGCCTCCGTGCCCGCGGAGGTCCGCGACTGGGCGGCCTCGACCGTGCCGTGGCGGGCCGAGCCGCTGGTCTACGCCTCCGACCTCGCCGACCGGCTGCCCGAGGGCCTCGCCATGGCGCGCGCGCTGCGCGTCGACGAGCGGCCCGACGAGACGGCCGTGCTCTGGCTGGAGGAGGTCGCGTGCGACCCCGTCCCCTGGACACCTGCCGACAGCGCGCGTGCCGCCCGGCTCCTCGGTCGGCTCGCCGCCAGCGAGCGGGTGGCGCCGCTGGCCGCGATCGACCCCCAGCGGTGGCACGTCGACAGCTTCGTGGCCGGTCGCCTCGGCCACACCGTGCTGCCGCAGATCAGCGAGGACGCGACCTGGCGGCACCCGGTCGTGGCCGAGCACTTCGGTGCGCTCCGGGCCGACCTGGAGGACGCGGTGCGCCGGCTCGACGCGCTGGCCGCCGAGTTCGCCGCGAGCCGCCACCTCACCGCCCACGGCGACGCCTGCCCCAACAACCTGCTGCGCCGTGTGGGCGAGGACGGCTTCACACTGATCGACTTCGGCTTCTGGCGGCCGCAGCCGGTGGGCTTCGACCTCTCGCAGCTGCTCGTGGGCGACATCCAGGTCGGGCGCCAGGACGTCGCCGATCTGCCCGAGCGCGCCGCCGCCTGCCTCGAGGCGTACGCCGCCGGCCTGGCCGACGAGGGGCTCGAGGTGCCGTCCGAGGAGGTCCGGCGCGGCCACGCGCTCAGCCTGCTGCTGTTCAACGGCCTGACCGCGCTGCCCACCGAGATGCTGTGGGAGCACGCCGCCCGCGAGGAGGCCGGCGGCGTCGACTCCGACTTCCTCGCCACCCTCGACCTCTGGGCCCGCCAGCGCGCCGGGATCGCGCGCTACTCCCTCGACGTCCTGGCCGCGACCGACGTCTGA
- a CDS encoding ribose-5-phosphate isomerase has protein sequence MRVHLGSDHAGLELKDHLMAWLVDHDHEVVDHGPFVHDPLDDYPVFCLRAAEGVAADRSEGLDSLGVVIGGSGNGEQIAANKVTGIRCALAWSEETASLAREHNDANVVSVGGRMHPVEDMTRFVEVFLTTPFSGDERHVRRIGQLSAYDETHELPPLPESALRGPADA, from the coding sequence ATGCGCGTTCACCTGGGATCCGACCACGCCGGCCTCGAGCTGAAGGACCACCTGATGGCCTGGCTGGTCGACCACGACCACGAGGTCGTGGACCACGGACCCTTCGTCCACGACCCCCTCGACGACTACCCCGTGTTCTGCCTGCGGGCGGCCGAGGGCGTCGCCGCGGACCGCTCCGAGGGCCTCGACAGCCTCGGCGTCGTCATCGGCGGCTCGGGCAACGGCGAGCAGATCGCCGCCAACAAGGTCACCGGCATCCGGTGCGCGCTGGCCTGGTCGGAGGAGACCGCGTCGCTGGCCCGCGAGCACAACGACGCCAACGTCGTGTCGGTCGGCGGCCGGATGCACCCGGTCGAGGACATGACGCGCTTCGTCGAGGTCTTCCTGACCACCCCGTTCTCCGGCGACGAGCGCCACGTGCGCCGCATCGGCCAGCTCTCGGCCTACGACGAGACCCACGAGCTGCCGCCGCTTCCCGAGTCGGCCCTGCGCGGACCGGCGGATGCCTGA
- a CDS encoding MarR family winged helix-turn-helix transcriptional regulator, translating into MTDVKGLPPAVDPHLPMLMGLVFGQLREQLAQDVPELRPSQLRVLEWLPPEGLTISELAERVDMTTQGCGQFVRQLEGLGMVEVSVADHDARARVVRATDRGRESLARSVAVLDRCDATWAEKVGPERYRVFREVLAEVALG; encoded by the coding sequence ATGACTGACGTCAAGGGGCTTCCCCCCGCCGTCGACCCCCACCTCCCGATGTTGATGGGCCTGGTCTTCGGGCAGCTGCGCGAGCAGCTCGCGCAGGACGTGCCCGAGCTGCGCCCCTCGCAGCTGCGCGTGCTGGAGTGGCTCCCGCCGGAGGGCCTCACGATCAGCGAGCTCGCGGAACGCGTCGACATGACCACCCAGGGGTGCGGGCAGTTCGTGCGCCAGCTCGAGGGGCTCGGCATGGTCGAGGTGTCGGTCGCCGACCACGACGCCCGCGCCCGGGTTGTCCGGGCCACGGACAGGGGGCGCGAGTCGTTGGCGCGCTCTGTCGCCGTGCTGGACCGCTGCGACGCGACCTGGGCAGAGAAGGTCGGGCCGGAGCGCTACCGCGTGTTCCGCGAGGTGCTGGCCGAGGTCGCGCTCGGCTGA
- a CDS encoding ATP-dependent Clp protease proteolytic subunit — translation MNYYIPQWEERTSYGFRRIDPYAKLFEERIIYLGTPISDDVANAVIAQLMCLETMNPDTDISIYINSPGGSFTALTAIYDTMRFIKPDVQTVCLGQAASAAAILLGAGAKGKRMALPNSRILIHQPYTEGTFGQTSDIEIQANEILRMRELLERMIADSSGKDIDQVSADIERDKILTAQQAVEYGLIDAVIESRKGAPALV, via the coding sequence ATGAACTACTACATCCCCCAGTGGGAAGAGCGGACCTCCTACGGCTTCCGCCGCATCGACCCCTACGCCAAGCTCTTCGAGGAGCGCATCATCTACCTCGGGACGCCGATCAGCGACGACGTGGCCAACGCGGTCATCGCCCAGCTGATGTGCCTGGAGACGATGAACCCCGACACGGACATCAGCATCTACATCAACAGCCCCGGCGGCTCCTTCACGGCGCTCACCGCGATCTACGACACGATGCGGTTCATCAAGCCCGACGTGCAGACCGTGTGCCTGGGCCAGGCGGCGTCCGCGGCGGCGATCCTGCTCGGCGCCGGCGCCAAGGGCAAGCGGATGGCGCTGCCCAACAGCCGCATCCTCATCCACCAGCCCTACACCGAGGGCACCTTCGGCCAGACGTCCGACATCGAGATCCAGGCCAACGAGATCCTGCGCATGCGCGAGCTGCTCGAGCGGATGATCGCCGACTCCAGCGGCAAGGACATCGACCAGGTCAGCGCCGACATCGAGCGCGACAAGATCCTGACCGCGCAGCAGGCCGTGGAGTACGGCCTGATCGACGCGGTCATCGAGTCCCGCAAGGGTGCTCCCGCGCTCGTCTGA
- a CDS encoding PP2C family protein-serine/threonine phosphatase: protein MSSSGERRPGPRARLSDALGRVVPRGSRLLVTLGLVTVVIGVAILLFQDAVPLVSLLVPLVVSSLMLGPRQLPWFVVFLLLVLALVVPAQDPLTLRIIVTVVIMYGLGFLVLLSSFRRSRLGVAGLQGEQMFVDLRDRILRQGGIPALPPDWYVAAELRSAGGTPFAGDFVVAARVADRLEVAVVDVSGKGEAAGTRALLLSGALGGLLSALPPSEFLDAANTYLLRQEWDEGFATAIHLSLDLTTGHYEMRCAGHPPAALRHAGSGRWEVIEAEGPILGVLDDAQYAATSGEMRPGDALLLYTDGMVESRTRDISLGIDKMLGQAERLLRGDFEGGAARLVDAIGSRNDDRALLLVHRR from the coding sequence ATGAGTTCTTCCGGTGAGCGCCGACCCGGCCCTCGCGCCCGCCTGTCGGACGCCCTCGGCCGGGTCGTGCCGCGCGGGAGCCGGCTGCTCGTCACGCTCGGTCTGGTCACCGTCGTCATCGGCGTCGCGATCCTGCTCTTCCAGGACGCCGTCCCGCTGGTCTCGCTGCTGGTCCCGCTGGTGGTCTCCAGCCTGATGCTCGGACCGCGCCAGCTGCCGTGGTTCGTCGTCTTCCTGCTGCTGGTCCTCGCCCTGGTGGTGCCCGCCCAGGACCCCCTCACCCTGCGCATCATCGTCACCGTCGTGATCATGTACGGACTGGGGTTCCTGGTCCTGCTCTCGTCGTTCCGGCGCTCCCGGCTCGGCGTGGCCGGCCTGCAGGGCGAGCAGATGTTCGTCGACCTGCGCGACCGGATCCTGCGCCAGGGCGGCATCCCCGCGCTCCCGCCGGACTGGTACGTCGCGGCCGAGCTCCGCTCCGCCGGCGGCACCCCGTTCGCCGGTGACTTCGTGGTCGCCGCGCGGGTCGCGGACCGGCTCGAGGTGGCCGTCGTCGACGTGTCCGGCAAGGGCGAGGCGGCCGGCACGCGTGCGCTGCTGCTCTCCGGCGCGCTCGGCGGCCTGCTGAGCGCCCTGCCGCCCAGCGAGTTCCTCGACGCGGCCAACACCTACCTGCTCCGCCAGGAGTGGGACGAGGGCTTCGCGACCGCGATCCACCTGTCCCTCGACCTGACCACCGGGCACTACGAGATGCGCTGCGCCGGCCACCCGCCGGCCGCGCTGCGGCACGCCGGGTCGGGTCGGTGGGAGGTGATCGAGGCCGAGGGCCCGATCCTCGGCGTCCTCGACGACGCGCAGTACGCCGCCACCTCGGGCGAGATGCGCCCCGGCGACGCGCTGCTGCTCTACACCGACGGCATGGTCGAGTCGCGCACCCGCGACATCAGCCTCGGCATCGACAAGATGCTCGGCCAGGCCGAGCGACTGCTGCGCGGGGACTTCGAGGGCGGGGCCGCCCGGCTGGTCGACGCCATCGGCTCGCGCAACGACGACCGCGCGCTGCTGCTGGTCCACCGGCGCTGA
- a CDS encoding SRPBCC family protein, protein MPIPSADRELRAERLVAAPPSEVWAALTDLSRMPDWSPELVRMVALRPGGLRVGQHYLGINRRRAVVWPTHSVVTLLEEGVVLAWDTRSSGSRWIYELSPEDGGTRVVHRRPVPDRLTRSGRVFATLALGGGESHADELEAGMARTLEGLAAAAQR, encoded by the coding sequence ATGCCGATTCCCTCCGCCGACCGCGAGCTGCGGGCCGAGCGCCTCGTCGCGGCGCCGCCGTCGGAGGTCTGGGCCGCCCTCACCGACCTGTCCCGGATGCCGGACTGGAGCCCCGAGCTGGTCCGGATGGTCGCGCTGCGTCCCGGTGGACTGCGGGTGGGGCAGCACTACCTCGGCATCAACCGGCGCCGAGCGGTGGTGTGGCCGACGCACAGCGTGGTCACCCTGCTCGAGGAGGGCGTGGTCCTCGCGTGGGACACCCGGTCGAGCGGGTCGCGCTGGATCTACGAGCTCTCGCCGGAGGACGGCGGCACCCGGGTCGTGCACCGCCGCCCGGTCCCGGACCGGCTCACCCGTTCGGGGCGGGTGTTCGCGACGCTGGCGCTCGGTGGAGGCGAGTCGCACGCGGACGAGCTCGAGGCGGGGATGGCCCGGACGCTGGAGGGCCTGGCTGCCGCCGCGCAGCGGTGA
- a CDS encoding PepSY-associated TM helix domain-containing protein — MTTDLHDPPAPPPPPPPPPPGAGPSGAAARRTRRPTPSGLFRAFWRWHFYASFVVIPVFALLAVTGLIYLFRFQVEPLLHADVMRVEQPAGQELPYVLSDQLALVEEAYPDAEVGLVREGREGDDATAFAVTKADGSTADVFVDPWRGEVLGELDPDTTLSGYAVRLHGDLMTGKLGDGVIEVAACWAIVMALTGYYLFFSGRRARLRRRQKRASGARLRSTHAVVGSVAGVGLLMMVVTGLPWTGFWGEKVQQLATSQGSSLWSLDPGAQSEPGSTLDESLPHSHAVEVPWAQQESEVPTSGAGADTGSVATVDTAVVVAEREGLAHPMTIVLPTGEDGVFSVLGDAFHDPSRERTVHVDRFSGEVRSDYGFDDYPAVAKVVSQGIGLHEGRSLGLVSFWSAALFCVAILFLCVTGPLMWWRRRPAGNGSVGAPRGRMPVRATWWLVAALVALGVFLPLFGATLLLVLALDRFVLRRVPRLRTAFDTVD, encoded by the coding sequence ATGACCACTGACCTGCACGACCCACCCGCGCCCCCCCCCCCCCCCCCCCCCCCCCCCCCCGGCGCAGGACCGTCCGGGGCAGCCGCGCGACGCACGCGCCGGCCCACCCCGTCCGGCCTCTTCCGCGCCTTCTGGCGCTGGCACTTCTACGCCTCCTTCGTGGTGATCCCGGTCTTCGCCCTGCTGGCGGTGACCGGACTCATCTACCTCTTCCGCTTCCAGGTCGAGCCGCTGCTGCACGCCGACGTCATGCGCGTCGAGCAGCCGGCCGGCCAGGAGCTCCCGTACGTCCTCTCCGACCAGCTCGCGCTGGTCGAGGAGGCCTACCCCGACGCCGAGGTCGGGCTGGTCCGCGAGGGCCGTGAGGGCGACGACGCCACCGCGTTCGCCGTGACGAAGGCCGACGGCTCGACCGCCGACGTGTTCGTCGACCCGTGGCGCGGTGAGGTCCTCGGCGAGCTGGACCCCGACACCACGCTGTCGGGGTACGCGGTCCGCCTGCACGGCGACCTGATGACCGGCAAGCTCGGCGACGGCGTCATCGAGGTCGCCGCCTGCTGGGCGATCGTCATGGCGCTGACCGGCTACTACCTCTTCTTCTCGGGTCGCCGGGCGCGGCTGCGACGGCGGCAGAAGAGGGCGTCGGGGGCACGCCTGCGCAGCACGCACGCCGTCGTCGGCTCGGTGGCCGGCGTGGGTCTGCTGATGATGGTCGTCACCGGGTTGCCCTGGACCGGGTTCTGGGGCGAGAAGGTCCAGCAGCTCGCCACGTCGCAGGGCTCCTCGCTGTGGAGCCTCGACCCGGGCGCCCAGTCGGAGCCCGGATCCACCCTCGACGAGTCCCTGCCGCACAGCCATGCGGTCGAGGTGCCGTGGGCCCAGCAGGAGTCCGAGGTGCCGACCTCGGGAGCCGGGGCGGACACCGGGTCGGTCGCCACCGTCGACACTGCGGTCGTGGTCGCCGAGCGGGAGGGCCTGGCCCACCCGATGACCATCGTCCTGCCGACCGGCGAGGACGGCGTGTTCTCGGTCCTGGGCGACGCCTTCCACGACCCGAGCAGGGAGCGGACGGTGCACGTCGACCGCTTCTCCGGCGAGGTGCGGTCCGACTACGGGTTCGACGACTACCCAGCGGTGGCCAAGGTCGTGTCCCAGGGCATCGGGCTCCACGAGGGGCGCAGCCTGGGTCTGGTGAGCTTCTGGAGCGCGGCGCTGTTCTGCGTGGCGATCCTGTTCCTGTGCGTCACCGGGCCGCTCATGTGGTGGCGGCGACGCCCCGCGGGCAACGGCTCGGTCGGCGCGCCGCGCGGCCGGATGCCGGTGCGGGCGACGTGGTGGCTGGTGGCCGCGCTCGTCGCGCTGGGCGTGTTCCTGCCGCTGTTCGGGGCCACGCTGCTGCTCGTGCTGGCGCTCGACCGGTTCGTGCTGCGGCGGGTGCCGCGCCTGCGCACGGCGTTCGACACGGTGGACTGA
- a CDS encoding ATP-dependent Clp protease proteolytic subunit has protein sequence MNGAGGMYGLDDHIYQRLLRERIVFLGSEVRDQNANAICAQLLLLSAEDPEADIFLHINSPGGSVDAGMAIYDTMNYIPNDVATVGMGLAASMGQFLLCAGTKGKRYALPHARIMMHQPSSGMGGSASDIKIQAQQSLHIKKVLLDLIAEHTGQTVEQVVADADRDRWFTADQAVEYGLVDQVITSAREAADEGRPARKQD, from the coding sequence ATGAACGGCGCCGGTGGGATGTATGGCCTCGACGACCACATCTACCAGCGCCTCCTCCGCGAGCGCATCGTCTTCCTCGGCTCGGAGGTGCGCGACCAGAACGCCAACGCGATCTGCGCCCAGCTCCTGCTGCTCTCGGCGGAGGACCCCGAGGCGGACATCTTCCTCCACATCAACAGCCCCGGCGGCTCGGTGGACGCCGGCATGGCGATCTACGACACGATGAACTACATCCCCAACGACGTCGCGACGGTCGGCATGGGCCTGGCCGCCTCGATGGGCCAGTTCCTGCTCTGCGCCGGCACCAAGGGCAAGCGCTACGCCCTGCCCCACGCGCGGATCATGATGCACCAGCCCTCCTCGGGCATGGGCGGCTCCGCCTCGGACATCAAGATCCAGGCCCAGCAGTCGCTCCACATCAAGAAGGTGCTGCTCGACCTGATCGCCGAGCACACCGGCCAGACCGTCGAGCAGGTCGTCGCCGACGCCGACCGCGACCGCTGGTTCACCGCCGACCAGGCAGTGGAGTACGGCCTGGTCGACCAGGTCATCACCAGTGCCCGTGAGGCCGCCGACGAGGGCCGCCCGGCCCGGAAGCAGGACTGA